One genomic window of Metopolophium dirhodum isolate CAU chromosome 4, ASM1992520v1, whole genome shotgun sequence includes the following:
- the LOC132943260 gene encoding uncharacterized protein LOC132943260 isoform X1: protein MQPTRVAAVCLLLLASRAAGHAIGENRADYEDAGTAADRKRDASQQPRVLDMESIFAGFAKSMISRTGSTSSQNQHCINPGVKKRSTGQGICKMSSLTTLSSPCQFFKMALGLCDLPDILMLSLNMSNVVLMLVLKGLIWGASYMQGHGGKSRKDGPDAAGLAGTGLLQNMVTETDLLLFLGYLVADESGRYDCLNRVACEQPARAESYLKSAEMVWKTAKLLDAVVPLDAKYEQMLIKLQEAIEDGRADGDCQAKYKCSESASTEDNFNLI from the exons ATGCAGCCAACGAGAGTTGCGGCCGTGTGCTTACTGTTGCTGGCCAGTCGCGCGGCGGGACACGCGATCGGCGAAAATCGCGCAGACTACGAAGACGCCGGAACCGCTGCAGACCGTAAGAGAGACGCCTCGCAGCAGCCGAGGGTTTTGGACATGGAGTCGATATTTGCGGGTTTCGCCAAGTCTATGATCAGCAGAACTGGATCCACCAGTAGTCAA aaCCAGCACTGTATAAATCCGGGTGTAAAAAAGAGGTCCACCGGCCAGGGTATCTGCAAAATGTCTTCCCTGACCACCTTGTCCAGTCCCTGTCAGTTTTTCAAGATGGCCCTTGGATTATGCGATCTACCCGACATTTTG ATGCTCAGCCTAAACATGTCCAACGTGGTTCTGATGCTGGTTCTCAAGGGACTGATCTGGGGAGCGTCGTACATGCAGGGGCACGGTGGCAAAAGCCGGAAGGACGGACCGGATGCGGCGGGCTTAGCCGGGACCGGACTTTTGCAGAACATGGTCACTGAGACGGATTTGCTGTTGTTCCTTGGATATTTGGTAGCCGATGAATCAGGTCGCTACGATTGCTTGAACCGCGTGGCGTGTGAACAACCGGCCAGGGCGGAGAGTTACTTAAAGAGCGCCGAAATGGTCTGGAAAACAGCGAAATTATTGGATGC TGTGGTGCCGTTAGACGCGAAATACGAGCAAATGTTGATCAAGTTGCAAGAAGCCATTGAAGACGGTAGGGCGGACGGAGATTGTCAGGCCAAATACAAATGTTCCGAGTCGGCCAGCACCGAAGATAACTTTAACCTGATTTAA
- the LOC132943260 gene encoding uncharacterized protein LOC132943260 isoform X2 — MQPTRVAAVCLLLLASRAAGHAIGENRADYEDAGTAADRKRDASQQPRVLDMESIFAGFAKSMISRTGSTSSQMLSLNMSNVVLMLVLKGLIWGASYMQGHGGKSRKDGPDAAGLAGTGLLQNMVTETDLLLFLGYLVADESGRYDCLNRVACEQPARAESYLKSAEMVWKTAKLLDAVVPLDAKYEQMLIKLQEAIEDGRADGDCQAKYKCSESASTEDNFNLI, encoded by the exons ATGCAGCCAACGAGAGTTGCGGCCGTGTGCTTACTGTTGCTGGCCAGTCGCGCGGCGGGACACGCGATCGGCGAAAATCGCGCAGACTACGAAGACGCCGGAACCGCTGCAGACCGTAAGAGAGACGCCTCGCAGCAGCCGAGGGTTTTGGACATGGAGTCGATATTTGCGGGTTTCGCCAAGTCTATGATCAGCAGAACTGGATCCACCAGTAGTCAA ATGCTCAGCCTAAACATGTCCAACGTGGTTCTGATGCTGGTTCTCAAGGGACTGATCTGGGGAGCGTCGTACATGCAGGGGCACGGTGGCAAAAGCCGGAAGGACGGACCGGATGCGGCGGGCTTAGCCGGGACCGGACTTTTGCAGAACATGGTCACTGAGACGGATTTGCTGTTGTTCCTTGGATATTTGGTAGCCGATGAATCAGGTCGCTACGATTGCTTGAACCGCGTGGCGTGTGAACAACCGGCCAGGGCGGAGAGTTACTTAAAGAGCGCCGAAATGGTCTGGAAAACAGCGAAATTATTGGATGC TGTGGTGCCGTTAGACGCGAAATACGAGCAAATGTTGATCAAGTTGCAAGAAGCCATTGAAGACGGTAGGGCGGACGGAGATTGTCAGGCCAAATACAAATGTTCCGAGTCGGCCAGCACCGAAGATAACTTTAACCTGATTTAA